The following coding sequences are from one Comamonas koreensis window:
- a CDS encoding metal-dependent hydrolase, which produces MPTIFTHVAVPVAAALALGSRRVPPSMLLVGALAAIAPDFDGIPYQFGSAGSGIWAHRGITHTALFALLMGLLGLWLARWWKVPRLAGFAWVFFCTLSHPFLDMMTSGGSGIALLWPLSSERFFSPWRPIAVSPIAADRFFSQRGVQVLVSELYNVWFPLLTLGLSIFALRHTRKS; this is translated from the coding sequence ATGCCCACGATCTTCACGCATGTCGCCGTACCGGTCGCCGCAGCGCTGGCGCTGGGCAGCCGCCGTGTGCCGCCCAGCATGCTGCTGGTGGGCGCGCTGGCCGCGATTGCGCCTGATTTCGACGGCATTCCCTACCAGTTCGGCAGCGCCGGCAGCGGCATCTGGGCCCACCGTGGCATCACCCACACGGCCTTGTTTGCACTGCTGATGGGCCTGCTGGGCCTATGGCTGGCGCGCTGGTGGAAGGTGCCGCGCCTGGCCGGCTTTGCCTGGGTGTTTTTCTGCACCTTGTCGCACCCCTTCCTGGACATGATGACCAGCGGCGGCAGCGGCATTGCCCTGCTGTGGCCTTTGAGCTCCGAACGTTTTTTCAGCCCTTGGCGACCGATTGCCGTCTCGCCCATTGCTGCAGACCGCTTTTTCTCGCAGCGCGGTGTGCAGGTCCTGGTCAGTGAACTCTACAACGTATGGTTCCCGCTGCTGACCCTGGGCCTGTCCATCTTCGCGCTGCGCCATACCCGGAAATCCTGA
- the glyS gene encoding glycine--tRNA ligase subunit beta yields MTSSPNLLVELFVEELPPKALKKLGDAFAQVLLQQLRAQGLAGDGSQLTAYASPRRLAALITDVLPRAADKQVSQKLMPVAVGLSADGQPTPALLKKLAALGADASVVPQLKRAQDGKAEALFYDSTAAGVSLAEGLQKALTESIAKLPIPKVMTYQLEGNCELPGWSSVQFVRPAHGLVALHGTEVLLSIEALGLKAGNTTHGHRFEALVDPLLITDADSYAKTLAEQGAVIASFDERKAEIVRQLQAAAERVGGGVKPIDDEALLDEVTALVERPHVLVCAFEKEFLGVPQECLILTMKANQKYFPLLAADGALTNQFLVVSNISPADASAVTGGNERVVRPRLADAKFFFDQDRKKTLASRVEALDKVVYHNKLGTQGERVQRVRAIAKSIAQQLGATQLGKQVDQAAQLAKTDLITDMVGEFPELQGTMGRYYALNDQLDAAVADAIEDHYKPRFAGDVLPRGEVGVIVALADKLETLVGMFGIGNLPTGDRDPFALRRHALGVIRMLVEKDLPLDLDTLLVSTLPAFGDKIEDASAALSDFIYDRLAGSLREQGFGSQEVEAVLAYRPQRLADVQKRLEAVRAFAALPEAPALAAANKRVGNILKKADGPVRARVDEALLQEQAEKDLFAALQTVAPKADAQFAEGDYTASLQTLAALRTPVDAFFEHVMVNAEDPALKANRLGLLATLHEAMNRIADLSRLVAA; encoded by the coding sequence ATGACTTCCTCTCCCAATCTTCTGGTTGAACTGTTTGTTGAAGAGCTCCCTCCCAAGGCGCTCAAAAAGCTGGGCGATGCCTTTGCCCAGGTGCTGCTGCAGCAACTGCGCGCGCAGGGCCTGGCCGGTGACGGCTCGCAGCTGACGGCCTATGCCTCGCCGCGCCGCCTGGCCGCGCTGATCACCGACGTGCTGCCGCGCGCCGCTGACAAGCAGGTTTCGCAAAAGCTGATGCCCGTGGCAGTCGGCCTGTCGGCCGATGGCCAGCCAACGCCGGCCCTGCTCAAGAAGCTGGCCGCGCTGGGCGCCGATGCCTCGGTGGTGCCGCAGCTCAAGCGGGCCCAGGACGGCAAGGCCGAAGCGCTGTTCTACGACAGCACGGCCGCTGGCGTCAGCCTGGCCGAGGGCCTGCAAAAGGCGCTGACCGAGAGCATCGCCAAGCTGCCCATCCCCAAGGTCATGACCTACCAGCTCGAAGGCAACTGCGAATTGCCCGGCTGGAGCAGCGTGCAGTTTGTGCGCCCGGCCCATGGCCTGGTGGCCTTGCACGGCACCGAGGTGCTGCTGTCGATCGAAGCGCTGGGTCTGAAGGCCGGCAACACCACGCACGGCCACCGCTTTGAAGCGCTGGTCGATCCGCTGCTGATCACTGATGCCGACAGCTACGCCAAGACCCTGGCCGAGCAGGGCGCGGTGATTGCCAGCTTTGACGAGCGCAAGGCCGAGATCGTGCGCCAGCTGCAGGCAGCGGCCGAGCGTGTGGGCGGCGGCGTCAAGCCGATCGACGACGAAGCACTGCTCGATGAAGTGACTGCGCTGGTCGAGCGCCCCCATGTGCTGGTCTGCGCGTTCGAGAAGGAATTCCTGGGTGTGCCGCAGGAGTGCCTGATCCTGACGATGAAGGCCAACCAGAAGTACTTCCCGCTGCTCGCTGCCGATGGCGCGCTGACCAACCAGTTCCTGGTGGTGAGCAACATCAGCCCCGCTGACGCATCGGCCGTGACTGGTGGCAATGAGCGCGTGGTGCGCCCGCGCCTGGCCGATGCCAAGTTCTTCTTTGACCAGGACCGCAAGAAGACCCTGGCCTCGCGCGTCGAGGCGCTGGACAAGGTGGTCTACCACAACAAGCTGGGCACCCAGGGTGAGCGCGTGCAGCGCGTGCGTGCCATTGCCAAGAGCATTGCGCAGCAGTTGGGCGCCACCCAACTGGGCAAGCAGGTGGACCAGGCCGCCCAGCTGGCCAAGACCGACCTGATCACCGACATGGTGGGTGAGTTCCCAGAACTGCAGGGCACGATGGGCCGCTACTACGCGCTCAACGACCAGCTCGATGCCGCAGTGGCCGATGCGATCGAAGACCACTACAAGCCGCGCTTTGCCGGCGATGTGCTGCCACGCGGCGAGGTGGGCGTGATCGTCGCGCTGGCCGACAAGCTCGAAACCCTGGTGGGCATGTTCGGCATCGGCAACCTGCCCACCGGCGACCGCGACCCGTTTGCGCTGCGCCGCCATGCGCTGGGCGTCATCCGCATGCTGGTCGAAAAGGACCTGCCGCTGGACCTGGACACCTTGCTGGTCAGCACCTTGCCCGCCTTTGGCGACAAGATCGAAGACGCGAGCGCAGCGCTGTCCGACTTCATCTATGACCGCCTGGCCGGCAGCCTACGTGAGCAAGGCTTTGGCTCCCAGGAAGTGGAGGCCGTGCTGGCCTACCGCCCCCAGCGCCTGGCCGATGTGCAAAAGCGCCTCGAAGCGGTGCGTGCCTTTGCCGCGCTGCCCGAGGCACCGGCGCTGGCCGCTGCCAACAAGCGCGTGGGCAATATCCTGAAGAAGGCCGATGGCCCGGTACGCGCCCGCGTGGACGAAGCCCTGCTGCAAGAACAGGCCGAGAAGGACCTGTTTGCCGCGCTGCAGACCGTCGCACCCAAGGCTGATGCCCAGTTTGCCGAAGGCGATTACACCGCCAGCCTGCAGACCCTGGCGGCGTTGCGCACGCCGGTCGATGCCTTCTTTGAGCATGTGATGGTCAATGCCGAAGACCCGGCGCTCAAGGCCAACCGCCTGGGCCTGCTGGCGACCCTGCATGAGGCGATGAACCGCATCGCCGATCTGTCGCGCCTGGTCGCTGCCTGA
- a CDS encoding histidinol phosphate phosphatase — translation MKLAILERDGIVGQPVLGQLSGHQDWQSMPDAAISIARLNLSGWHVVLVANQPGLGRGLYDCAALNDYHRQMYKELATVGAKVDAVFFCPHPPDDHCDCLDAQATLLRQILDRFNMEAGKVAVIARSASLLQAAASLGARLHWVSVPGGPDAETALCPSEEAQQHASMVQCIEHLLQTIANRPPQG, via the coding sequence ATGAAACTTGCGATTCTCGAGCGTGACGGTATTGTTGGCCAGCCGGTGCTGGGCCAGCTGAGCGGCCACCAGGACTGGCAGAGCATGCCCGATGCGGCGATCAGCATCGCCCGGCTCAACCTGTCTGGCTGGCATGTGGTGCTGGTGGCCAACCAGCCCGGTCTGGGCCGGGGTCTCTACGACTGCGCCGCACTCAATGACTACCACCGCCAGATGTACAAGGAGCTGGCCACCGTCGGCGCCAAGGTCGATGCGGTGTTCTTCTGTCCCCATCCGCCCGATGACCACTGCGACTGCCTGGATGCCCAGGCCACGCTGCTGCGCCAGATCCTGGACCGCTTCAACATGGAAGCGGGCAAGGTCGCGGTGATCGCCCGCAGCGCCAGCTTGCTGCAGGCCGCCGCCAGCCTGGGCGCACGCCTGCACTGGGTCTCCGTGCCCGGCGGGCCGGATGCCGAGACGGCGCTGTGCCCCTCCGAAGAGGCGCAGCAACACGCCAGCATGGTCCAGTGCATCGAGCACTTGCTGCAGACCATCGCGAATCGGCCGCCGCAGGGCTGA
- the hemE gene encoding uroporphyrinogen decarboxylase: MSTTFAPLSNDTFLRACRRQATDYTPLWLMRQAGRYLPEYKATRARAGSFMGLATNVDYATEVTLQPLERFALDAAILFSDILTVPDAMGLGLSFAEGEGPRFAQVVRDEAAVKALAVPDMDKLRYVFDAVTSIRRALGGRVPLIGFSGSPWTLACYMVEGKGSDDYRQVKSLMYSRPDLMHRILEVNADSVAAYLNAQIDAGAQAVMIFDSWGGVLADGAFQQFSLAYTRRVLSQLKRTGVDGTDVPRIVFTKGGGIWLPEMRDLDCEVLGLDWTANLGKARAIVGGEAGGPGKALQGNIDPNVLFAPPERIAEQVRHVLESFGTPHTDTSRPGPTHIFNLGHGISQFTPPEHVAALVEAVHSQSRAMRA; encoded by the coding sequence ATGAGCACGACATTTGCACCGCTGAGCAACGACACCTTCTTGCGCGCCTGCCGCCGCCAGGCCACCGACTACACCCCGCTGTGGCTGATGCGCCAAGCCGGGCGCTACCTGCCCGAGTACAAGGCCACGCGCGCGCGCGCCGGCAGCTTCATGGGGCTGGCAACGAATGTGGACTACGCCACCGAGGTGACCTTGCAGCCGCTCGAGCGCTTTGCGCTCGATGCTGCGATCCTCTTTAGCGACATCCTGACGGTGCCCGATGCGATGGGCCTGGGCCTGTCGTTTGCCGAAGGCGAAGGCCCGCGCTTTGCCCAGGTGGTGCGCGACGAGGCCGCCGTGAAGGCGCTGGCCGTGCCCGACATGGACAAGCTGCGCTATGTGTTCGATGCGGTGACCAGCATCCGCCGTGCGCTGGGTGGCCGTGTGCCGCTGATCGGTTTTTCCGGCAGCCCCTGGACCCTCGCATGCTACATGGTCGAAGGCAAGGGCAGCGATGACTACCGCCAGGTCAAGTCGCTGATGTACAGCCGCCCCGATCTGATGCACCGCATCCTGGAGGTGAATGCCGACAGCGTGGCCGCCTACCTCAACGCCCAGATCGATGCCGGCGCGCAGGCCGTGATGATTTTTGACAGCTGGGGCGGTGTGCTGGCCGATGGCGCCTTCCAGCAGTTCAGCCTGGCCTACACCAGGCGCGTGCTCAGCCAGCTCAAGCGCACCGGCGTGGACGGTACCGATGTGCCCCGCATCGTGTTCACCAAGGGTGGCGGCATCTGGCTGCCCGAGATGCGCGATCTCGACTGCGAGGTGCTGGGCCTCGATTGGACCGCCAACCTCGGCAAGGCCCGTGCCATCGTCGGCGGCGAAGCTGGCGGCCCGGGCAAGGCGCTGCAAGGCAATATCGACCCCAATGTGCTGTTTGCCCCGCCCGAGCGCATTGCCGAGCAGGTGCGCCATGTGCTCGAGAGCTTTGGCACGCCCCATACCGACACCAGCCGCCCCGGCCCCACGCATATCTTCAACCTGGGCCATGGCATCAGCCAGTTCACACCGCCCGAGCATGTGGCCGCGCTGGTCGAAGCGGTGCACAGCCAGTCGCGTGCGATGCGTGCTTGA
- a CDS encoding MarR family winged helix-turn-helix transcriptional regulator: MPPNSLADPQQPSDLLLYRLAKLTASAGRLVTRLCERHYGITRREWGVLMWLARQPGLQPSQLADLLELDRARISRAIASMQAKGLLHKSTETGNRRRAALQLSPAGQRLHDALLPQVRRINTDLVAALDADALAQLDQSLHQLQQQANRSAQDEASDAAFPPRQSGHRQNHLG, from the coding sequence GTGCCGCCCAACTCCCTTGCCGATCCGCAGCAGCCCAGCGACCTGCTGCTCTACCGCCTGGCCAAGCTCACTGCGTCGGCGGGCCGGCTGGTGACGCGGTTGTGCGAGCGCCACTACGGCATCACCCGGCGCGAATGGGGCGTGCTGATGTGGCTGGCGCGCCAGCCCGGTCTGCAGCCTTCGCAACTGGCCGATCTGCTCGAGCTTGACCGGGCCCGCATCTCGCGCGCGATCGCCTCGATGCAGGCCAAGGGCCTGCTGCACAAATCCACCGAGACAGGCAACCGGCGCCGCGCAGCGCTGCAACTGAGCCCTGCCGGCCAGCGCCTGCATGATGCGCTGCTGCCCCAGGTGCGGCGCATCAACACCGACCTGGTGGCCGCGCTCGATGCCGATGCGCTGGCGCAATTGGACCAGAGCCTGCACCAGCTGCAGCAGCAGGCCAACCGGTCCGCGCAGGACGAGGCCAGCGATGCGGCCTTTCCGCCGCGCCAGTCCGGCCACCGCCAAAACCACCTGGGCTGA
- a CDS encoding Bug family tripartite tricarboxylate transporter substrate binding protein — translation MVQRRHFLGQSAAMAASVLTTSSSLWALPAQAQDGVLRIIVGYPPGGATDRVARIVADKLQASLGSTVIVDNKVGAGGRVAAQFVKNAPANQPVLMLANPAVMVVAPLVVSNLGYDAEQDFVPVSEVNRYVFGVAVSSAVPVREMQHLLAWLKANPAKANIGVPATGSLPHFFALMLGQQAGVEAEAVGYKGSAPLLTDLMGGQVPVAVDTLDTLVQQHQAGKLRLLAVSGDARNAAVPDVPTLKEAGVNLSAAGWNTFFAPKSMPAAQVQRYAAAIHKLMQDPDVHKQFATNYLDPVASTAEQTAKALQAYKKQWVPVIQASGYKP, via the coding sequence ATGGTTCAACGTCGTCATTTTCTCGGCCAGTCCGCAGCCATGGCTGCCTCGGTGCTGACCACCTCCTCGTCGCTGTGGGCCTTGCCCGCGCAGGCCCAGGACGGGGTGCTGCGCATCATCGTGGGCTACCCGCCCGGTGGCGCGACGGACCGCGTTGCGCGCATCGTGGCCGACAAGCTGCAGGCCAGCCTGGGCAGCACCGTGATTGTGGACAACAAGGTGGGCGCCGGCGGCCGCGTGGCTGCGCAGTTTGTGAAGAATGCGCCGGCCAACCAGCCGGTGCTGATGCTGGCCAACCCCGCCGTCATGGTGGTGGCGCCGCTGGTGGTGAGCAATCTGGGCTATGACGCCGAGCAGGATTTTGTGCCGGTCAGCGAGGTCAACCGCTATGTGTTTGGCGTGGCGGTGTCCAGCGCCGTGCCGGTCAGGGAAATGCAGCACCTGCTCGCCTGGCTCAAGGCCAACCCGGCCAAGGCCAATATCGGCGTGCCTGCCACTGGCAGCCTGCCGCACTTCTTTGCGCTGATGCTTGGCCAGCAAGCCGGCGTCGAAGCCGAGGCGGTGGGCTACAAGGGCTCGGCCCCGCTGCTCACCGATCTGATGGGCGGCCAGGTGCCCGTCGCCGTTGATACGCTCGACACGCTGGTGCAGCAGCACCAGGCGGGCAAGCTGCGCCTGCTGGCCGTCAGTGGCGATGCCCGCAACGCCGCCGTGCCCGATGTGCCGACCTTGAAGGAGGCCGGCGTGAACCTGTCTGCCGCTGGCTGGAACACCTTCTTTGCGCCCAAGTCCATGCCCGCCGCGCAGGTGCAGCGCTACGCTGCCGCCATCCACAAGCTGATGCAGGACCCGGATGTGCACAAACAGTTTGCGACCAACTACCTGGACCCGGTGGCCAGCACCGCCGAGCAGACCGCCAAGGCGCTGCAGGCCTACAAAAAGCAGTGGGTCCCAGTGATCCAGGCCTCGGGCTACAAGCCCTGA
- a CDS encoding sulfatase: MLKRPNIIFIVADDLGYADLGCYGGRNARFGAVSPHIDALAAGGLKLTQGYSNSPVCSPTRFALMTARYQYRLRGAAEEPIRTATRGNPDLGLPPSHPTLPSLLREAGYRTALMGKWHLGYPPHFSPLQSGYEEFFGPMSGGVDYFSHCGANGQHDLWFGEAERAQPGYLTDLISDYAVDYIDRMAAGAQQDTPFFLSVHYTAPHWPWETRDDEALSRELVENKQAIYHLHGGNIESYQRMIHHMDEGIGRLVERLQAHGLADDTLIVFTSDNGGERFSDNWPLVGGKMDLTEGGIRVPWVAHWPRVIAPAGESRQTCMTMDWSATMLDIGGAQPATGYPWDGQSLLPLLQDPAWHQDQPLFWRMNHRGQRAMRDGDWKYLRVDGVDYLFNLHADERERANLASVLPERLQAMVAAWEAWNASMPPIPGDATVSLCYTDADMPQR; the protein is encoded by the coding sequence GTGTTGAAACGACCGAACATCATCTTTATCGTGGCCGATGACCTGGGCTACGCCGATCTGGGCTGCTATGGCGGCCGCAACGCCCGCTTTGGCGCCGTGTCGCCGCATATCGATGCGCTCGCTGCCGGGGGCCTCAAGCTCACGCAAGGCTATTCCAACTCGCCGGTCTGCTCGCCCACGCGCTTTGCGCTGATGACGGCGCGCTACCAGTACCGCCTGCGCGGCGCGGCCGAGGAGCCGATCCGCACCGCCACGCGCGGCAACCCTGACCTGGGCCTGCCGCCCAGCCACCCGACCTTGCCATCGCTGCTGCGAGAAGCAGGCTACCGCACCGCCTTGATGGGCAAGTGGCACCTGGGCTACCCGCCGCATTTCAGCCCGCTCCAATCGGGCTATGAGGAGTTCTTTGGGCCCATGTCGGGCGGCGTGGATTACTTCAGCCACTGCGGTGCCAATGGCCAGCATGACCTCTGGTTTGGCGAGGCCGAGCGCGCGCAGCCGGGCTACCTGACCGACCTGATCAGCGACTATGCGGTGGACTATATCGACCGCATGGCAGCCGGTGCGCAGCAGGACACACCCTTCTTTTTGAGCGTGCACTACACCGCCCCGCACTGGCCCTGGGAGACCCGGGACGACGAGGCCTTGTCGCGCGAGCTGGTGGAGAATAAGCAGGCCATCTACCACCTGCATGGCGGCAATATCGAGAGCTACCAGCGCATGATTCACCACATGGACGAAGGCATTGGCCGCCTGGTGGAGCGCCTGCAAGCGCATGGGCTGGCAGACGACACGCTGATCGTGTTCACCAGCGACAACGGCGGCGAGCGCTTCTCGGACAACTGGCCGCTGGTGGGCGGCAAGATGGACCTGACCGAGGGCGGCATCCGCGTGCCCTGGGTGGCCCATTGGCCACGCGTCATCGCCCCTGCGGGCGAGAGCCGCCAGACCTGCATGACGATGGATTGGAGCGCCACGATGCTGGACATTGGCGGGGCCCAGCCCGCTACCGGCTACCCCTGGGATGGGCAGTCGCTGCTGCCGCTGCTGCAGGACCCGGCCTGGCACCAGGATCAGCCCCTGTTCTGGCGCATGAACCACCGGGGCCAGCGCGCGATGCGCGATGGCGACTGGAAATACCTGCGGGTCGATGGCGTGGACTATTTGTTCAACCTGCACGCCGATGAGCGCGAGCGCGCCAACCTGGCCAGCGTGCTGCCCGAGCGCCTGCAAGCGATGGTGGCCGCCTGGGAAGCCTGGAACGCCAGCATGCCGCCGATACCGGGCGATGCGACGGTGAGCCTGTGCTACACCGACGCCGACATGCCCCAGCGCTGA
- a CDS encoding rhodanese-like domain-containing protein — MTTTDISLPDVLDAAWRAAQEQSLGYAGSVPPVAAWLLVQQQLAVLVDVRSAEERHFVGHVPGSIHVPWATGTALSRNPRFVRELEARLAAHGGKDAVALLLCRSGKRSVLAAQAAEAAGFRHVFNVQEGFEGELDALQQRGHGDGWRYHQLPWVQD; from the coding sequence ATGACGACAACCGATATCAGCCTGCCCGATGTACTGGATGCAGCCTGGAGAGCGGCGCAGGAGCAGTCCCTGGGCTATGCCGGCAGCGTGCCGCCGGTGGCGGCCTGGCTACTGGTGCAGCAGCAGCTGGCGGTGCTGGTCGATGTGCGCTCGGCCGAGGAGCGCCATTTTGTCGGCCATGTGCCCGGCAGCATCCATGTCCCCTGGGCGACGGGTACGGCGCTGAGCCGCAACCCGCGCTTTGTGCGCGAGCTCGAAGCGCGCCTGGCCGCCCACGGCGGCAAGGACGCCGTGGCACTGCTGCTGTGCCGCAGCGGCAAGCGCTCGGTGCTGGCGGCCCAGGCGGCCGAAGCGGCGGGCTTCCGCCATGTCTTCAATGTGCAAGAGGGTTTTGAAGGCGAGCTGGATGCGCTGCAGCAGCGCGGTCACGGCGATGGCTGGCGCTACCACCAGCTGCCCTGGGTGCAGGACTGA
- the epsC gene encoding serine O-acetyltransferase EpsC produces MTTPFPIQEVAAQLAEQRRQWRESHQRSQEPGGREFPSRDALAQTLDLLKGVLFPMRLGPHDLLQESEDFYVAHTLDAALHRLQTQIALELRYTQRSPAGTEEQAQALTRQFALALPGIRRLLDSDVQAAYEGDPAARTVDEVLLCYPGVLALIHHRIAHQLYALQLPLLARIVAELAHSETGIDIHPGAQIGEGFFIDHGTGVVVGETAVIGRKVRIYQAVTLGAKRFVQTEQGHLQKGQPRHPIVEDGVVIYAGATILGRVTLGAGAVIGGNVWLTQSVAAGAHVTQASLQAAAQTLAQRPRSEPALPAEEAAL; encoded by the coding sequence ATGACCACCCCTTTTCCCATCCAAGAAGTGGCCGCACAGTTGGCCGAGCAGCGACGCCAGTGGCGCGAGTCCCACCAGCGCAGCCAGGAGCCCGGCGGGCGCGAGTTTCCCTCGCGCGATGCGCTGGCCCAGACCCTGGATCTTCTCAAAGGCGTGCTGTTCCCGATGCGGCTGGGTCCGCATGATTTGCTGCAGGAGAGCGAGGACTTTTATGTCGCCCATACGCTCGATGCCGCCTTGCACCGGCTGCAGACCCAGATTGCGCTGGAGCTGCGCTATACCCAGCGCAGCCCCGCAGGCACCGAGGAGCAGGCCCAGGCCTTGACGCGCCAGTTTGCACTCGCCTTGCCCGGCATTCGCCGCCTGCTCGACAGCGATGTGCAGGCGGCCTATGAGGGCGACCCGGCTGCCCGCACCGTCGACGAGGTGCTGCTGTGCTACCCCGGCGTGCTGGCGCTGATCCACCACCGCATTGCGCACCAGCTCTATGCACTGCAGCTGCCGCTGCTCGCCCGCATCGTGGCCGAGCTCGCGCACAGCGAGACGGGCATCGACATCCACCCCGGCGCGCAGATTGGCGAGGGCTTTTTCATCGACCACGGCACCGGCGTGGTGGTGGGCGAGACGGCGGTGATCGGCCGCAAGGTGCGCATCTACCAGGCCGTCACCCTGGGCGCCAAGCGCTTTGTGCAGACCGAGCAGGGCCATCTGCAAAAGGGCCAGCCGCGCCATCCGATCGTCGAAGACGGCGTGGTGATCTACGCGGGTGCGACCATTCTGGGCCGCGTCACGCTGGGCGCTGGCGCCGTCATTGGCGGCAATGTCTGGCTGACCCAGAGCGTGGCCGCCGGTGCCCATGTGACCCAGGCGTCGCTGCAGGCCGCTGCGCAGACCCTCGCACAGCGCCCCCGGAGCGAGCCCGCCTTGCCCGCCGAGGAGGCTGCGCTATGA
- a CDS encoding helix-turn-helix domain-containing protein — protein sequence MNDFSHHFGLAVRRSREAMGWSQEQLAAQADLNRSYVGEVERGQVAVSLATIGKLAQALQVPQSTLVLRGEELHQHNLVRAQHMRRLAAIAG from the coding sequence ATGAATGATTTCTCCCACCATTTCGGTCTGGCCGTGCGCCGCTCGCGCGAGGCCATGGGCTGGTCGCAGGAGCAGCTGGCTGCGCAGGCCGATCTGAACCGCTCCTATGTCGGTGAGGTCGAGCGCGGCCAGGTGGCAGTGTCGCTGGCCACCATCGGCAAGCTGGCCCAGGCGCTGCAGGTGCCCCAGTCCACCTTGGTACTGCGCGGCGAGGAGCTGCACCAGCACAACCTGGTGCGCGCCCAGCACATGCGGCGCTTGGCGGCGATAGCCGGTTGA
- a CDS encoding family 2A encapsulin nanocompartment shell protein, giving the protein MTANVGGTTALGDSAARQLANATKTVPQLSTISPRWLTHLLQWVPVEAGIYRLNRVKNPEDIRVACTAKTHENQLPRTFVEYDAQPREFFLNAVSTVLDVHTRVSDLYSSPHDQIKEQLRLTIETIKENQESELINNPDYGLLAQVAEDQRIFPLTGAPTPDDLDELLTKVWKEPAFFLAHPLTIAAFGREATRRGTPPPTVSLFGSQFITWRGVPLIPSDKVPVADGKSKILLLRVGDKRQGVVGLFQPGLPGEQGPGLSVRFMGINNHAIASYLISLYCSLAVHTPDALAVLDDVEINKYHDYPDTYK; this is encoded by the coding sequence ATGACAGCGAATGTAGGCGGCACGACCGCATTGGGCGACAGTGCTGCACGGCAGTTAGCCAACGCCACCAAGACCGTTCCCCAGCTTTCCACGATCAGCCCGCGCTGGCTGACGCATCTGCTGCAATGGGTGCCGGTCGAGGCGGGTATTTACCGCCTCAACCGAGTCAAAAACCCCGAGGACATCCGGGTGGCCTGCACCGCCAAGACGCATGAGAACCAGCTGCCGCGCACCTTTGTCGAGTACGACGCGCAGCCGCGCGAGTTCTTCCTCAACGCCGTCAGCACCGTGCTGGATGTGCACACCCGGGTCTCCGACCTCTACAGCAGCCCGCATGACCAGATCAAGGAGCAGCTGCGCCTGACCATCGAGACCATCAAGGAGAACCAGGAAAGCGAGCTGATCAACAACCCCGACTACGGCCTGCTGGCCCAGGTGGCGGAAGACCAGCGCATCTTCCCGCTGACCGGCGCGCCCACGCCCGATGACCTCGATGAGCTGCTGACCAAGGTCTGGAAGGAGCCGGCATTTTTCCTGGCCCACCCGCTCACCATTGCCGCCTTTGGCCGCGAGGCCACGCGCCGCGGCACGCCACCGCCCACGGTCAGCCTGTTTGGCTCGCAGTTCATCACCTGGCGTGGTGTGCCGCTGATCCCCTCGGACAAGGTGCCGGTGGCGGACGGCAAATCCAAGATCCTGCTGCTGCGCGTGGGTGACAAGCGCCAGGGCGTTGTTGGCCTGTTCCAGCCCGGCCTGCCCGGCGAGCAGGGCCCGGGCCTGTCGGTGCGCTTCATGGGCATCAACAACCATGCGATTGCCTCGTACCTGATCTCGCTGTACTGCTCGCTGGCGGTGCACACGCCCGATGCATTGGCTGTGCTCGATGACGTGGAGATCAACAAGTACCACGACTACCCCGATACCTACAAGTGA